One window of the Triticum dicoccoides isolate Atlit2015 ecotype Zavitan chromosome 3B, WEW_v2.0, whole genome shotgun sequence genome contains the following:
- the LOC119275686 gene encoding uncharacterized protein LOC119275686, whose amino-acid sequence MSLRQLLGWSDGEVMRPESKPCSRLMRHTAGIFSVGGGLAFWVLCRLHYGPRITVPRSLRWASCGAMGTSATAAMLVRLFSPECEPQNIAAFDRPEYKPA is encoded by the exons ATGTCGCTGCGACAGCTACTGGGATGGTCAGATGGAGAGGTGATGCGGCCGGAGTCAAAGCCCTGCTCCCGACTGATGCGCCACACTGCTGGTATCTTCTCAGTTGGTGGTGGCCTTGCTTTCTGGGTGCTTTGCCGCCTTCACTATG GTCCAAGGATAACGGTTCCAAGGAGTCTCAGGTGGGCATCCTGTGGAGCGATGGGCACGAGCGCGACGGCAGCCATGCTTGTGCGGCTCTTCAGCCCGGAGTGTGAACCGCAGAACATAGCAGCTTTCGACAGACCTGAATACAAGCCTGCATAG